In Sphingomonas sp. SORGH_AS_0950, the following are encoded in one genomic region:
- a CDS encoding HIRAN domain-containing protein: protein MDELTLAVVGIDFPNEDKARSNRRFELLASAIGDPVTLRPEPRNRHDPHAVAVFSARDVQVGYLSAERAPLIGARIRRGEVVRAVFQGLSGSVAYIRVRFGGEPPSLPPLRPDAPAQGDDFFPDPDGPDWGA, encoded by the coding sequence ATGGATGAATTGACGCTGGCCGTGGTCGGGATCGACTTTCCCAATGAGGACAAGGCGCGGAGCAACCGGCGCTTCGAACTGCTGGCATCGGCCATCGGCGATCCCGTGACGCTGCGGCCCGAGCCGCGCAACCGGCACGATCCCCATGCGGTCGCGGTATTCAGCGCGCGGGATGTCCAGGTCGGCTATCTCTCCGCCGAACGCGCGCCGCTGATCGGCGCCCGAATCCGGCGTGGCGAGGTGGTGCGCGCCGTCTTTCAGGGGCTAAGCGGATCGGTCGCCTATATCCGGGTCCGCTTCGGGGGCGAGCCGCCAAGCCTGCCGCCGCTACGCCCGGACGCGCCCGCCCAGGGCGATGATTTCTTCCCCGACCCGGACGGCCCCGACTGGGGCGCCTGA
- a CDS encoding EI24 domain-containing protein, giving the protein MIRAFFLSLAQLGDPAIRRVLFRSLAVTLALFAGAGIALWWGVRAVLSGWLGAQAGGWSAALIVVVELLAFWLAFRAVAVAVVGLFADDIVAAVEARHYPDRLARARPVPFARGVAMGLGSAGRVIAINLVLLPLYIVLLATGVGTAAAFLVVNGWLLARDLGDMVAARHMDRAAMRRWRKATGPARFLLGLAAAALFVVPGVNLLAPVLGASMATHFFHMRRKA; this is encoded by the coding sequence ATGATCCGCGCCTTTTTCCTGTCGCTGGCCCAGCTTGGCGATCCTGCGATCCGCCGGGTGCTGTTTCGCTCGCTGGCGGTCACGCTTGCCCTGTTCGCGGGTGCCGGGATCGCGCTGTGGTGGGGCGTGCGCGCGGTACTGAGCGGGTGGCTGGGCGCGCAGGCGGGCGGATGGTCGGCCGCGCTGATCGTGGTGGTCGAGCTGCTGGCCTTCTGGCTCGCCTTTCGGGCGGTGGCGGTCGCGGTGGTCGGCCTGTTCGCCGACGACATCGTCGCTGCGGTCGAGGCGCGTCATTATCCCGACCGGCTGGCAAGGGCGCGGCCGGTGCCCTTCGCGCGCGGGGTCGCCATGGGCCTGGGGTCGGCGGGGCGCGTGATCGCGATCAACCTGGTCCTCCTGCCGCTCTATATCGTCCTGCTGGCAACCGGGGTGGGTACGGCCGCGGCCTTTCTGGTCGTCAATGGCTGGCTGCTCGCGCGCGATCTGGGCGACATGGTGGCGGCGCGGCACATGGACCGGGCCGCCATGCGTCGCTGGCGCAAGGCGACCGGACCCGCGCGCTTCCTGTTGGGGCTTGCCGCCGCCGCCCTGTTCGTGGTTCCGGGGGTGAACCTGCTGGCCCCCGTCCTGGGGGCGAGCATGGCGACCCATTTCTTTCACATGAGACGTAAGGCATGA
- a CDS encoding adenosine kinase: MTNPTYDVVAIGNAIVDILSPAEDDFIAENGMTKGAMQLVFSPEEADALYAKMGPGREISGGSAANTLAGIAALGGKTAFIGQVADDQLGEVFAHDIRAAGVRYDTPVRAGQPTTGRCMIFVSPDGQRTMNTFLGASHYLPAQALDRALIADAAYLYIEGYLWDPEEPRAAMRAAIQVAREAGRKIAFTASAEFVIDRHRADFHALIDAGLIDVIFANETEIVALTETADVEAAIAFLKDKVETLVVTLAEKGALAVRGDERVTVPAQPVDKVVDTTGAGDLFAAGFLHGQTHGRDLQASLTLGAACAAEIISHFGARPQVDLKALAASL; encoded by the coding sequence TTGACCAACCCCACTTACGACGTGGTGGCGATCGGCAATGCCATCGTCGACATCCTCAGCCCGGCCGAAGATGACTTCATCGCCGAAAACGGCATGACCAAGGGCGCGATGCAGCTGGTCTTCTCGCCCGAGGAGGCCGATGCGCTTTATGCCAAGATGGGGCCGGGGCGCGAGATTTCGGGCGGCTCGGCGGCCAATACGCTGGCGGGGATCGCGGCGCTGGGCGGCAAGACCGCGTTCATCGGCCAGGTCGCCGACGACCAGCTGGGCGAGGTCTTCGCGCATGACATCCGGGCGGCGGGCGTCCGCTACGACACGCCGGTCCGCGCCGGACAGCCGACGACGGGCCGCTGCATGATCTTCGTCAGCCCCGACGGGCAGCGGACGATGAACACCTTCCTGGGCGCGTCGCATTACCTGCCTGCTCAGGCGCTCGACCGCGCGCTGATCGCCGATGCCGCCTATCTCTATATCGAGGGCTATCTCTGGGATCCCGAGGAACCGCGCGCCGCGATGCGCGCCGCGATCCAGGTCGCGCGCGAGGCGGGTCGCAAGATCGCCTTCACCGCCTCGGCCGAGTTCGTCATCGACCGCCACCGCGCCGATTTCCATGCGCTGATCGATGCCGGGCTGATCGACGTGATCTTCGCCAACGAGACCGAGATCGTCGCACTGACCGAGACGGCGGATGTCGAGGCGGCGATCGCCTTCCTGAAGGACAAGGTCGAGACGCTGGTCGTCACGCTCGCCGAAAAGGGCGCGCTGGCGGTGCGCGGCGACGAGCGCGTGACCGTGCCCGCCCAGCCGGTGGACAAGGTGGTCGACACGACGGGCGCGGGCGACCTGTTCGCGGCGGGCTTCCTCCATGGCCAGACGCATGGCCGCGACCTTCAGGCCTCGCTGACCCTGGGCGCCGCTTGTGCGGCCGAGATCATCAGCCATTTCGGCGCGCGCCCGCAGGTCGACCTGAAGGCCCTGGCCGCCAGCCTGTAA
- a CDS encoding amino acid permease → MIFGRVKPLDAILATAEKKGLQRSLGAFQLTMLGIGAVIGTGIFVLTSEAAQKAGPGMMLSFVLAGFVCAVAALCYSELASMVPVAGSAYTYTYAVMGELLAWMVGWALILEYAVGASAVAVGWSGYVVGQIRNLLGIDIPMEWVNGPSSGGYINLPAVIISLLVTWLLVVGTTESARVNAILVAIKVAALTLFIALSVPVMNGAHFEPFMPTGLTGVAGAAASIFFAYVGFDAVSTAAEETKNPQRNVPIGLIASLLFCTIFYLLVSAGAIGSPLGAQPVRDAAGVLLSPGTSELADRCKAIVAGGAAEPLSCSREALAHVLRTIGWEKIGNLIGLAATLALPSVVLMMMFGQTRVFFTMARDGLLPEKLASVHPRYRTPHVVTIVTGIAATIASAFLPVGKLADYSNSGTLFAFFMVALSVMVLRRTDPGRKRPFRTPAVWIVAPAAMIGCAYLYFSLPLIAILVLPGWGAVGLLIYFLYSRKRSHVGRGIIDVVEDPAMQPEVARPLDR, encoded by the coding sequence ATGATTTTCGGGCGCGTTAAGCCTCTGGACGCCATTCTGGCGACCGCTGAGAAGAAGGGGCTGCAACGATCGCTAGGCGCGTTCCAGCTGACCATGCTGGGCATCGGCGCCGTCATCGGCACGGGCATCTTCGTCCTCACCTCCGAAGCCGCGCAAAAGGCGGGGCCGGGCATGATGCTGTCCTTCGTGCTGGCGGGTTTCGTCTGCGCGGTGGCGGCGCTGTGCTATTCCGAGCTGGCCTCGATGGTGCCGGTCGCGGGGTCGGCCTATACCTATACCTATGCGGTCATGGGCGAATTGCTCGCCTGGATGGTCGGCTGGGCGCTGATCCTGGAATATGCGGTCGGCGCGTCCGCCGTCGCGGTCGGCTGGTCGGGTTATGTGGTGGGGCAGATCCGCAACCTGCTGGGCATCGACATACCGATGGAATGGGTCAACGGCCCCTCCTCGGGCGGTTACATCAACCTGCCCGCCGTCATCATCTCGCTGCTGGTCACCTGGCTGCTCGTCGTCGGCACGACCGAGAGCGCGCGCGTCAACGCGATCCTGGTCGCGATCAAGGTCGCCGCGCTGACACTGTTCATCGCGCTGTCGGTGCCGGTCATGAACGGCGCGCATTTCGAACCCTTCATGCCGACCGGCCTGACCGGCGTCGCGGGGGCGGCGGCGTCGATCTTCTTCGCCTATGTCGGCTTCGACGCGGTGTCGACCGCCGCCGAGGAAACCAAGAACCCGCAGCGCAACGTGCCGATCGGGCTGATCGCCTCGCTGCTGTTCTGCACTATCTTCTACCTGCTGGTATCGGCGGGCGCGATCGGATCGCCGCTGGGCGCGCAGCCGGTGCGGGACGCCGCGGGCGTCCTGCTGTCGCCGGGCACCTCGGAACTGGCCGATCGCTGCAAGGCGATCGTCGCGGGCGGCGCGGCCGAGCCGCTGTCCTGCTCGCGCGAGGCGCTGGCGCATGTGCTGCGCACCATCGGCTGGGAAAAGATCGGCAACCTGATCGGCCTGGCCGCCACGCTGGCGCTGCCCTCGGTCGTGCTGATGATGATGTTCGGCCAGACCCGCGTGTTCTTCACCATGGCGCGCGACGGCCTGCTGCCCGAAAAGCTCGCCTCGGTGCATCCGCGCTATCGCACCCCGCACGTCGTGACGATCGTCACCGGCATCGCCGCGACCATCGCCTCGGCCTTCCTGCCGGTCGGCAAGCTGGCCGACTATTCCAACTCGGGCACGCTGTTCGCCTTCTTCATGGTGGCGCTGTCGGTGATGGTGCTGCGTCGGACCGATCCGGGCCGCAAGCGCCCCTTCCGCACCCCGGCGGTGTGGATCGTCGCCCCCGCCGCGATGATCGGGTGCGCCTATCTGTACTTCTCGCTGCCGCTGATCGCGATCCTGGTCCTGCCGGGCTGGGGTGCGGTCGGCCTGCTGATCTACTTCCTCTACAGCCGCAAGCGCAGCCATGTCGGGCGCGGCATCATCGACGTGGTCGAGGATCCCGCAATGCAGCCGGAGGTCGCCCGGCCGCTCGATCGCTGA
- a CDS encoding histidine triad nucleotide-binding protein produces the protein MPIDATLPYDDQNIFAKILRDEIPSKRIYEDEWAVAFHDIAPHAPTHILVIPRGPYVSWDDFSARASEAEIAGFVRAVGRVAREAGAVAPGYRLLANIGPDAGQEVPHLHVHILAGKPLGPMLAR, from the coding sequence ATGCCGATCGACGCCACGCTTCCCTATGACGACCAGAATATCTTCGCGAAGATCCTGCGCGACGAAATCCCCTCGAAGCGCATCTATGAGGATGAATGGGCGGTCGCATTCCACGACATCGCGCCGCACGCCCCGACGCATATCCTGGTGATCCCGCGCGGCCCCTATGTGTCGTGGGACGATTTCTCGGCGCGCGCCAGCGAGGCGGAGATTGCGGGCTTCGTTCGCGCGGTCGGCCGTGTCGCGCGCGAGGCGGGCGCGGTGGCGCCGGGTTACCGCCTGCTGGCGAATATCGGCCCGGACGCCGGGCAGGAGGTGCCGCATCTCCACGTCCATATCCTGGCGGGCAAGCCGCTCGGCCCGATGCTGGCGCGCTGA
- a CDS encoding phosphoribosyl-ATP diphosphatase: MDMLDRLEATIRARRDEGDAATSYAASLFAKGRPKIAQKLGEEAVETVIAAMAQPDKIVSEAADLLFHLIVLLTDAGLSLDDVRAELARREGISGHDEKAARAR, translated from the coding sequence ATGGACATGCTCGACCGCCTCGAAGCCACGATCCGCGCGCGCCGGGACGAGGGCGACGCCGCCACCTCCTACGCCGCCAGCCTGTTCGCCAAGGGGCGGCCCAAGATCGCGCAGAAACTGGGCGAGGAAGCGGTGGAAACCGTCATCGCCGCCATGGCGCAGCCCGACAAGATCGTGTCCGAGGCCGCCGACCTGCTCTTCCACCTGATCGTGCTGCTGACCGATGCGGGGCTGTCGCTGGACGATGTCCGCGCCGAACTCGCGCGGCGCGAGGGCATATCGGGTCACGACGAAAAGGCCGCGCGCGCGCGCTGA
- the hisF gene encoding imidazole glycerol phosphate synthase subunit HisF: MTVRARVIPCLDVANGRVVKGVNFVDLIDAGDPVEQARAYDAAGADELCFLDITASHEARGTILDVVRRTAAVCFMPLTVGGGVRTAEDARALLLAGADKVAVNSAAVSRPEVVSDIAERFGSQCCVASIDARRTADGWEVFTHGGRRATGIDAVEHALRLAELGAGELLVTSMDRDGTRGGYDLDLIRTIADRTSVPVVASGGVGGLDDLVAGVRDGHASAVLAASIFHFGDASIADAHRALAAAGVPVRAH, encoded by the coding sequence ATGACCGTCCGTGCGCGCGTCATCCCCTGCCTCGACGTCGCCAATGGGCGCGTGGTCAAGGGCGTCAACTTCGTCGACCTGATCGATGCGGGCGATCCCGTCGAGCAGGCGCGCGCCTATGACGCAGCGGGCGCGGACGAGCTGTGCTTCCTCGACATCACCGCCAGCCATGAGGCGCGCGGCACCATATTGGACGTGGTGCGGCGGACGGCGGCGGTGTGCTTCATGCCGCTGACCGTCGGCGGCGGGGTCCGCACGGCGGAGGATGCGCGCGCGCTGCTGCTGGCAGGCGCAGACAAGGTGGCGGTCAACTCCGCCGCGGTCAGCCGCCCGGAAGTCGTCTCGGACATTGCCGAGCGATTCGGCAGCCAGTGCTGCGTGGCCAGCATCGATGCGCGGCGGACGGCCGATGGCTGGGAGGTGTTCACCCATGGCGGGCGGCGCGCGACCGGCATCGATGCGGTGGAGCACGCGCTGCGCCTGGCAGAACTGGGCGCGGGCGAGTTGCTAGTCACCTCGATGGACCGGGACGGGACGCGGGGTGGCTATGACCTCGACCTGATCCGCACCATCGCCGACCGGACCAGCGTGCCGGTCGTGGCGTCGGGCGGCGTCGGCGGGCTGGACGATCTGGTCGCGGGCGTGCGCGACGGCCATGCCTCGGCAGTGCTGGCGGCGTCGATCTTCCACTTCGGCGATGCGTCGATCGCGGACGCCCACCGCGCGCTCGCGGCGGCGGGAGTGCCGGTTCGGGCGCATTGA
- the hisA gene encoding 1-(5-phosphoribosyl)-5-[(5-phosphoribosylamino)methylideneamino]imidazole-4-carboxamide isomerase, protein MSLIVFPAIDLKGGQVVRLAEGDMDRATVYGDDPTHQAMLFAEAGAQHLHVVDLDGAFAGESVNGEAVQAIVKAFPGHVQLGGGIRNPQNVERWFDLGVSRVVIGTAALENPDFVRDMAKAYPGGIVVAVDAKDGMVATRGWADVSDVSVEDLARRFEDAGVASLLFTDVGRDGLLKGCNVPATVDLARAVRIPVIASGGVAGIGDIHMLALHHQDGVEGVITGRALYDGRLDLAAALSVAAAA, encoded by the coding sequence GTGAGCCTGATCGTCTTCCCCGCCATCGACCTGAAGGGCGGCCAAGTGGTGCGTCTGGCCGAGGGCGATATGGACCGCGCGACCGTCTATGGCGACGATCCCACCCATCAGGCGATGCTGTTCGCCGAGGCGGGCGCGCAGCATTTGCACGTCGTCGACCTCGACGGCGCCTTTGCGGGCGAGTCGGTCAATGGCGAGGCGGTGCAGGCCATCGTCAAAGCCTTTCCCGGCCATGTCCAGCTGGGCGGTGGCATCCGTAACCCTCAGAATGTCGAACGCTGGTTCGACCTGGGCGTCTCGCGCGTGGTGATCGGCACCGCGGCGCTGGAGAATCCCGACTTCGTGCGCGACATGGCCAAGGCCTATCCGGGCGGCATCGTCGTCGCGGTCGATGCCAAGGACGGCATGGTCGCCACGCGCGGCTGGGCGGACGTGTCGGACGTGTCGGTCGAGGATCTGGCGCGGCGGTTCGAGGATGCGGGCGTCGCGTCGCTGCTGTTTACGGACGTGGGCCGCGACGGTCTGCTCAAGGGCTGCAACGTGCCCGCGACCGTCGACCTGGCCCGCGCGGTGCGCATCCCGGTGATCGCCAGCGGCGGCGTGGCGGGGATCGGCGACATTCATATGCTGGCGCTTCATCATCAGGACGGAGTCGAAGGCGTCATCACCGGCCGCGCGCTCTATGACGGGCGGCTCGATCTGGCGGCGGCGCTGTCGGTGGCGGCGGCCGCATGA
- the hisH gene encoding imidazole glycerol phosphate synthase subunit HisH — MTLALIDIESGNLHSVDNALRAAGASDVVITADPDVIAHADRIVLPGVGAFGACAANLRAVDGLEEALREAALTRARPFLGICVGMQLLADTGEEMGEHRGLGWIPGRVARLTPSDPAAKVPHMGWNDVRPTRDHPLIMPGEAYFLHSFAFTGEHVLATTDHDGPVTAAIGRDTVVGAQFHPEKSQRYGLSFLTRFLEWHP, encoded by the coding sequence GTGACGCTGGCGCTGATCGACATCGAGTCGGGCAATCTCCACTCGGTCGACAATGCCCTGCGCGCGGCGGGGGCGAGCGATGTCGTCATCACCGCCGACCCGGATGTGATCGCGCACGCCGACCGGATCGTGTTGCCGGGCGTTGGCGCGTTCGGAGCGTGCGCGGCCAATCTCCGCGCGGTCGACGGGCTGGAAGAGGCGCTGCGCGAGGCGGCCCTCACCCGTGCCCGCCCGTTCCTGGGCATTTGCGTGGGCATGCAGCTGCTCGCCGACACCGGCGAGGAGATGGGCGAGCATCGCGGACTGGGCTGGATTCCCGGCCGGGTCGCGCGACTCACCCCCTCCGACCCGGCGGCCAAGGTCCCGCATATGGGCTGGAACGATGTCCGCCCGACGCGCGACCACCCGCTGATCATGCCGGGCGAGGCCTATTTCCTCCACAGCTTTGCCTTTACCGGCGAGCATGTGCTGGCGACCACCGACCATGACGGCCCCGTCACCGCCGCGATCGGTCGCGACACGGTGGTCGGCGCGCAATTCCACCCCGAGAAGAGCCAGCGTTATGGCCTCTCCTTCCTCACCCGTTTCCTGGAGTGGCATCCGTGA
- the hisB gene encoding imidazoleglycerol-phosphate dehydratase HisB has product MRTASVHRATAETVIDVTVNLDGTGVYQNATGIGFLDHMLDQLSRHSLIDLSVKVEGDLHIDGHHTTEDSALAIGQAFAKALGDKRGITRYGEALSPMDEVLTRTALDISGRPWLVWKVPFTNPMLGTLQTEMIEHWFHSFAQEAGITLHVELLHGHNNHHIAESVFKGLARALRMAVEIDPRKADAIPSTKGML; this is encoded by the coding sequence ATGCGCACCGCCTCCGTCCACCGCGCCACCGCGGAAACCGTCATCGACGTCACCGTCAATCTCGACGGCACCGGCGTCTATCAGAACGCCACCGGCATCGGCTTTCTCGACCATATGCTCGACCAGCTGTCGCGGCATTCGCTGATCGACCTGTCGGTCAAGGTCGAGGGCGACCTGCATATCGACGGGCATCACACGACCGAGGACAGCGCGCTGGCGATCGGACAGGCCTTCGCCAAGGCGCTGGGCGACAAGCGCGGCATCACTCGCTATGGCGAGGCGCTGTCGCCGATGGACGAGGTGCTGACCCGCACCGCGCTCGACATTTCGGGGCGGCCCTGGCTGGTGTGGAAGGTGCCGTTCACCAACCCGATGCTGGGCACGCTCCAGACCGAGATGATCGAGCACTGGTTCCACAGCTTCGCGCAGGAGGCGGGCATTACGCTGCACGTCGAGCTGCTGCACGGCCACAACAACCATCACATCGCCGAGAGCGTCTTCAAGGGCCTGGCGCGCGCCCTGCGGATGGCGGTCGAGATCGACCCGCGCAAGGCCGACGCCATCCCCTCGACCAAGGGCATGTTGTGA
- a CDS encoding SspB family protein produces MTEGLPDSLIPYDDIVQEALRAVVGRVLGPVAETGHLPGTHHFYITFKTQAPGVDIPQRLVERFPDEMTIVLQNRFWDLTVDENRFSVGLSFNQVPSKLVIPYSAITRFHDPEVQFELGFHVADDPQGDPDPHDSAENDEPVAKPVEDGSNVVAVDFKRKK; encoded by the coding sequence ATGACCGAAGGATTGCCCGACAGCCTCATCCCCTATGACGACATCGTGCAGGAGGCCCTGCGCGCCGTGGTGGGGCGTGTACTCGGCCCGGTGGCGGAGACGGGGCATCTGCCCGGGACCCACCATTTCTACATCACCTTCAAGACCCAGGCGCCCGGCGTCGACATCCCGCAGCGGCTGGTCGAGCGATTCCCGGACGAAATGACCATCGTCCTCCAGAATCGCTTCTGGGACCTGACGGTGGACGAGAATCGCTTTTCGGTGGGGCTCAGCTTCAACCAGGTGCCGTCGAAGCTGGTGATTCCCTATTCGGCGATCACCCGCTTCCATGACCCGGAAGTGCAGTTCGAGCTGGGCTTCCATGTCGCCGACGATCCCCAGGGCGATCCCGATCCGCATGATTCGGCCGAGAATGACGAGCCGGTCGCCAAGCCGGTCGAAGACGGCAGCAACGTCGTCGCGGTGGATTTCAAGCGGAAGAAGTAA
- the fumC gene encoding class II fumarate hydratase, giving the protein MTQTPTATRTETDSIGPIEVPAHAYWGAQTERSLENFPFGAREQMPIGIVHALAIVKKAAARINRGHGLAAEKADAIEAAAQEVIDGRHDDQFPLVIWQTGSGTQSNMNANEVIAGRANEILTGTRGGKSPVHPNDDVNRGQSSNDTFPTALHVAAALAVTRQLYPALDRLHAAFDAKAKEWDSIVKIGRTHLQDATPLTLGQEFSGYVQQLANARARIEGTLHRNILPLAQGGTAVGTGLNAPHGFAEAIAAEIAEATGLDFVTAPNKFEALASNDGLVDLHGTLNVLAVALTKIANDIRLLGSGPRSGLGELELPANEPGSSIMPGKVNPTQNEMLTMVAAQVIGNNAAVTVGGLQGHLELNVFKPLIGANVLRSIHLLSVGMESFAERTVDGMTVNRERITELLDRSLMLVTALAPEIGYDNAAKIAKHAHHKGQTLKEAGLELGLVDEATFDRVVRPELMLGR; this is encoded by the coding sequence ATGACCCAGACCCCCACCGCTACCCGCACCGAAACCGATTCGATCGGCCCGATCGAAGTCCCCGCCCACGCCTATTGGGGCGCGCAGACCGAGCGGAGCCTCGAAAACTTCCCCTTTGGCGCGCGCGAGCAGATGCCGATCGGCATCGTCCATGCGCTGGCTATCGTCAAAAAGGCCGCCGCGCGAATCAATCGCGGGCACGGGCTGGCGGCGGAAAAGGCCGATGCGATCGAGGCGGCGGCGCAGGAGGTGATCGACGGGCGGCATGACGACCAGTTCCCGCTGGTCATCTGGCAGACCGGCTCGGGCACCCAGTCCAACATGAACGCCAATGAGGTGATTGCGGGCCGCGCCAATGAAATCCTGACCGGCACGCGCGGCGGCAAGAGCCCCGTCCACCCCAATGACGATGTGAATCGCGGCCAGTCGTCCAACGACACCTTCCCGACCGCGCTGCACGTCGCCGCCGCGCTGGCCGTGACGCGGCAGCTTTATCCCGCGCTCGACCGGCTGCACGCCGCGTTCGATGCCAAGGCGAAGGAATGGGATTCGATCGTCAAGATCGGCCGCACCCATTTGCAGGACGCGACCCCGCTGACGCTGGGCCAGGAATTTTCGGGTTATGTCCAGCAACTCGCCAATGCCCGCGCCCGGATCGAGGGGACGCTCCACCGCAACATCCTGCCGCTGGCGCAGGGCGGTACGGCGGTCGGCACCGGGCTGAACGCCCCCCATGGCTTTGCCGAGGCGATAGCGGCGGAAATCGCGGAGGCGACCGGGCTCGACTTCGTCACCGCGCCCAACAAGTTCGAGGCGCTGGCGAGCAATGACGGGCTGGTCGATCTGCACGGCACCTTGAATGTCCTCGCCGTGGCGTTGACCAAGATCGCCAACGACATCCGCCTGCTGGGCTCGGGCCCGCGCTCGGGGCTGGGCGAGCTGGAGCTTCCGGCCAACGAACCGGGCAGCTCGATCATGCCGGGCAAGGTCAATCCGACCCAGAACGAGATGCTGACCATGGTCGCCGCGCAGGTGATCGGCAACAATGCCGCCGTCACGGTCGGCGGGCTGCAGGGTCATCTGGAGCTCAATGTGTTCAAGCCGTTGATCGGTGCGAATGTGCTGCGTTCGATCCATTTGCTGTCGGTCGGCATGGAGAGTTTCGCCGAGCGCACGGTCGATGGCATGACGGTCAATCGCGAACGGATCACCGAATTGCTCGACCGCTCGCTGATGCTGGTGACCGCGCTCGCGCCAGAGATCGGCTATGACAATGCCGCCAAGATCGCCAAGCATGCGCATCACAAGGGACAGACGCTGAAGGAAGCCGGGCTGGAACTGGGACTGGTCGACGAAGCGACGTTCGACCGGGTGGTGCGGCCGGAGTTGATGTTGGGGCGGTGA
- a CDS encoding trimeric intracellular cation channel family protein — protein MLPEPTAMLPAVMPWLDLAGLAVFAVSGALAAARHRQTMVTLVFFALITGVGGGTLRDLLLNAPVFWVHDPRVPLVCLVAAVAVWATPARWWRGSALDWFDAVGLAAYAVYGAAKASGYGISPIPAAMLGVVSACVGGIIRDVIAGEPSILMRPELYVTAAALASTSYVLLSALGVPGAGPIAALAGFALRGAAIRYRLALPAYPAKG, from the coding sequence ATGCTGCCCGAACCGACCGCCATGCTGCCCGCCGTCATGCCCTGGCTCGACCTGGCGGGTCTGGCCGTCTTTGCCGTGTCGGGCGCGCTGGCTGCGGCCCGGCATCGCCAGACGATGGTGACGCTGGTCTTCTTCGCGCTGATCACCGGGGTCGGCGGAGGCACGCTACGCGACCTGCTGCTCAATGCGCCGGTCTTCTGGGTGCATGATCCGCGCGTGCCGCTCGTCTGCCTGGTCGCCGCCGTCGCGGTCTGGGCGACGCCCGCGCGCTGGTGGCGGGGCAGCGCGCTCGACTGGTTCGACGCGGTGGGGCTGGCGGCCTATGCCGTCTATGGCGCGGCCAAGGCGAGCGGCTATGGCATCTCGCCGATCCCGGCCGCGATGCTGGGCGTGGTGTCGGCCTGTGTCGGCGGCATCATCCGCGACGTGATCGCGGGGGAGCCGTCGATCCTGATGCGGCCCGAACTCTACGTCACCGCCGCCGCGCTGGCCTCGACCAGCTATGTGCTGCTCAGCGCGCTCGGCGTGCCGGGGGCGGGACCGATCGCCGCGCTGGCGGGATTCGCCCTGCGCGGGGCGGCGATCCGGTATCGGCTCGCCTTGCCTGCCTATCCGGCGAAGGGGTAG
- a CDS encoding glycine zipper 2TM domain-containing protein, with translation MRKLMLALGCTAMVVPSLVLPATAADAQRRYKYREWRDDRGRVRCRKPDGTTGLVVGGVAGALLGRTIDTRGDRTLGTLGGAAVGALAGREIERGTSNRRCR, from the coding sequence ATGCGCAAATTGATGCTTGCTCTGGGCTGCACCGCCATGGTCGTCCCCTCGCTGGTCCTGCCGGCCACCGCCGCCGATGCGCAGCGCCGCTACAAGTATCGCGAATGGCGTGACGATCGCGGCCGCGTCCGCTGCCGCAAGCCGGACGGCACCACCGGCCTGGTCGTCGGCGGCGTCGCGGGTGCGCTGCTGGGCCGCACGATCGACACGCGCGGCGACCGTACGCTGGGTACGTTGGGCGGTGCCGCCGTGGGCGCGCTGGCCGGTCGCGAGATCGAGCGCGGCACGAGCAATCGCCGCTGCCGCTGA